One genomic region from Colletotrichum lupini chromosome 7, complete sequence encodes:
- a CDS encoding minor allergen Alt a 7, which produces MAPKIAIVYYSMYGHIRQLAEAEKKGIEKAGGTADLFQVAETLPEEVLTKMGAPPKATDVPVLDDPATLESYDAFLLGIPTRYGNFPAQWKAFWDKSGKQWSTGGYWGKLAGLFISTASLGGGQESTAIAAMSTFAHHGIIYVPFGYAKAFPLMADLSEVHGGGPWGAGTFAGADGSRQPSAKELEIATIQGEAFYQTVAKHSGGATAVANGVNGSEKPAAAKADPAAPAAKEPAPATETRKAPQELDDKDVKAGPCGLPSKCVVQ; this is translated from the exons ATGGCTCCCAAGATTGCCATCGTCTAC TACTCCATGTACGGCCACATCCGCCAATTGGCCGAGGCCGAGAAGAAGGGCATCGAGAAGGCCGGCGGCACCGCCGACCTCTTCCA AGTCGCAGAGACCCTCCCCGAAGAGGTCCTCACCAAAATGGGCGCCCCCCCAAAAGCAACAGACGTCCCCGTCCTAGACGACCCCGCCACCCTCGAATCCTACGACGCCTTCCTCCTCGGCATCCCAACCCGCTACGGCAACTTCCCCGCCCAGTGGAAGGCCTTCTGGGACAAGTCCGGAAAGCAGTGGTCCACGGGAGGCTACTGGGGCAAGCTCGCCGGCCTCTTCATCTCCACCGCCTCCCTCGGCGGAGGTCAGGAGTCCACCGCCATCGCCGCCATGTCGACGTTCGCCCACCACGGCATCATCTACGTTCCGTTCGGGTACGCCAAGGCCTTCCCGCTCATGGCGGACTTGTCCGAGGTCCACGGTGGTGGCCCCTGGGGCGCGGGTACTTTCGCGGGCGCTGATGGATCGCGCCAGCCTTCGGCGAAGGAGCTGGAGATTGCTACGATCCAGGGCGAGGCATTTTACCAAACTGTCGCCAAGCAC AGCGGTGGCGCTACCGCCGTTGCGAATGGGGTGAACGGATCCGAGaagccggcggcggcgaaggCGGACCCCGCGGCTCCGGCAGCAAAGGAGCCGGCCCCGGCGACGGAGACCCGAAAGGCCCCTCAGGAGTTGGACGACAAGGATGTCAAGGCCGGACCGTGCGGTCTGCCCAGCAAATGTGTCGTGCAATAA